The Acidipropionibacterium virtanenii DNA segment TCGACTCCACGATGAGCCACGACGAGGGCTGGGACTTCCACTGTCTCGGCCGGATGATCGAGAGGATCGACGTCACCTCCCGGATGGTCTCGGTGGCTCCCGTCGACGACGGCGAGGTCCAGATCATCACGCTGCGGGCCTGCGGCGCCGACCATGCCTTCCTCATCAGCCGGGGCGGGGATCGCAGTCGGGGCGCCGCCGTCGACTTCCTGCTGCGCGACCGGCTGTGCCCCCGATCAGTGGTGCACTGCCTGGCTGAGGCCGAGGACTGCCTGGCCCGTCTCGACACGGGCCGGCGCACCGGCTTCCAATCCGATGCCCAACGCCTGCTCGGGCGAGCCCGCGCCGAGTTCGAGTACCGCTCCGACCAGGCCCTTCTCGAGGGTCTGGGCGAGCAGATGTCCCGGCTCAGCCAGACCTGCCACCGGGCCACCGACGCCCTGTCCGCCCACTACTTCCAAGGGGCCGACGTGGCCTACTGGCATGAGGGATGACGCCATGACCACCACACTGCGCATCCAGCACCGCACCGACGTCCACTACGACGGGCCGGTGTCCCAGAGCTTCGACGAGGTGCGGATGACTCCGCTGTACTCCGAGTCCCAGCTCATCCGGCACACCTCGATCAGCGTGATCCCCCAGCCGTGGCAGTACTCCTACGTCGACTACTGGGGCACGCAGGTGACCTCCTTCGAGATTCACGAACCCCACGAGCGGCTCACCGTCACCGCCGACACCACCCTCGACATCGTCAAGCTGCCCCACGTGGACTCCGGCATGACCCTGCCCCGGGTCGACGCCGGCCATGACCGCTGGTACGAGTACGTCCTCACCT contains these protein-coding regions:
- a CDS encoding alpha-E domain-containing protein, with the translated sequence MLSRLAESMFWIGRYLERAEDVARLLRVHLEATADETGGRGADSAALLASIGAPPETGHPDAWRMLGHDAASPVSIVSALTNCRAAARRAREVLSLETWEEINRAWRAVAQGQLRSTYQQLALRTVLDHCYAVTGIVDSTMSHDEGWDFHCLGRMIERIDVTSRMVSVAPVDDGEVQIITLRACGADHAFLISRGGDRSRGAAVDFLLRDRLCPRSVVHCLAEAEDCLARLDTGRRTGFQSDAQRLLGRARAEFEYRSDQALLEGLGEQMSRLSQTCHRATDALSAHYFQGADVAYWHEG